A part of Amblyraja radiata isolate CabotCenter1 chromosome 35, sAmbRad1.1.pri, whole genome shotgun sequence genomic DNA contains:
- the LOC116966023 gene encoding microfibril-associated glycoprotein 4-like isoform X2 has translation MPHPDWNDPSLKKNPRSMTFHIRPLGEDTSALNGGTPWTNYVLDCADIFHKGFHRSGVYQIHPSGPFLPLSVYCDMETAGGGWTVLQRRMDGSVDFYRGWDDYKQGFGRADGEYWIGLQNMHSLTAKRKYQLRIDMEDFENRTVHAEYGEFAVAANAIHAEGNGYTLLVQGFTDGGAGDSLSYHNGLKFSTFDRNQQNSTNCAQTNSGAFWYKSCHMVNLNGLYLRGPHSSYANGIHWATWTGYFYSLKATAMKMRPASTD, from the exons GAGAGGACACAAGTGCGTTGAACGGCGGGACTCCCTGGACTAACTACGTACTGGACTGCGCGGATATTTTCCACAAAGGCTTTCACAGAAGTGGGGTGTATCAGATCCACCCCTCTGGGCCGTTCCTTCCACTGAGTGTTTACTGTGACATGGAGACTGCTGGAGGAGGATGGACA GTGCTTCAGAGAAGAATGGATGGCTCTGTTGACTTCTACAGAGGATGGGATGATTATAAGCAGGGCTTTGGTCGGGCAGATGGCGAGTATTGGATAG GTCTGCAGAACATGCACTCATTGACAGCGAAGAGGAAATACCAGCTGAGGATCGACATGGAGGACTTTGAGAACAGGACTGTCCACGCCGAGTATGGAGAGTTTGCGGTGGCTGCCAATGCCATCCACGCAGAAGGAAATGGCTACACTCTCCTGGTGCAGGGGTTCACTGATGGAGGAGCGG GAGACTCGTTGAGCTACCATAATGGGCTCAAGTTCAGCACCTTTGACAGGAATCAGCAGAACTCCACAAACTGTGCACAGACTAACTCAGGAGCCTTTTGGTACAAGTCCTGCCACATGGTGAATCTCAACGGCCTCTACCTAAGAGGTCCGCACTCGTCCTACGCCAATGGTATCCACTGGGCCACTTGGACTGGATATTTTTACTCTCTCAAAGCTACTGCCATGAAAATGAGACCAGCGTCCACGGATTAA
- the LOC116991939 gene encoding shiftless antiviral inhibitor of ribosomal frameshifting protein homolog, giving the protein MAQRVLQQRIELERGVRRFREVFQGKVSLELVVLLMKRYFSNFSLITKYLILMVTDEDTELDADDRKEIDNDPIVKAVIKKLRDEENEAKTKEVVSELTEKNLELLNLANEKLIPFEERQFSCNICDIYWWRRVPARKQVSRCRRCKRKYDPVPYDRMWGYAEFHCQECGHVFGGFGQMGLPAPCYICSSHVTPLRILPPKKSLGPHSPRPHSCYAEDCYNRQEPHIPGTHCVHPRSRQKRGLPKVLYPSPGHLSTGSTVATCLSQGSLMECPVDEIIAEDILEEDEEATEDEMPAADILDQSTEDEEDSTEKSDSVNNDNGNERPRDRLSE; this is encoded by the exons ATGGCCCAAAGAGTCCTGCAGCAGAGAATCGAG CTGGAGAGAGGTGTCAGGAGATTTCGGGAGGTGTTCCAGGGCAAGGTCTCCCTGGAGCTGGTTGTCCTGCTGATGAAACGATATTTCAGCAACTTCTCACTCATTACCAAGTACCTTATCCTGATGGTCACAGATGAGGA TACAGAGTTGGACGCTGATGATAGAAAAGAGATTGATAATGATCCCATAGTCAAG GCAGTTATTAAGAAGCTCCGAGATGAAGAAAACGAGGCGAAGACCAAG GAAGTGGTGTCAGAATTGACGGAAAAGAATCTGGAATTGTTAAACCTGGCCAATGAAAAGTTAATCCCATTCGAGGAGAGGCAGTTCTCCTGTAATATATGTGACATATACTGGTGGCGAAGGGTGCCGGCGAGGAAACAG GTGTCCAGGTGTCGAAGGTGCAAGAGAAAGTACGACCCAGTGCCGTACGACAGGATGTGGGGCTACGCTGAGTTCCACTGCCAGGAGTGTGGCCATGTCTTTGG GGGGTTTGGCCAGATGGGTCTGCCTGCGCCGTGCTACATCTGCTCCAGCCACGTCACCCCCCTGCGGATCCTTCCGCCAAAGAAGAGCCTGGGCCCTCACAGCCCCAGGCCCCACAGCTGTTACGCTGAGGATTGCTACAACCGCCAAG AGCCTCACATCCCAGGCACCCACTGTGTCCACCCTCGAAGCCGGCAGAAAAGGGGTCTGCCGAAGGTTCTGTACCCCAGCCCGGGGCACTTGAGCACGGGATCCACGGTGGCCACTTGCCTGAGTCAGGGCAGCCTGATGGAGTGCCCCGTGGACGAGATAATCGCCGAGGACATTctggaggaggatgaggaggccACGGAGGACGAGATGCCCGCGGCGGACATCCTCGACCAGTCGACCGAAGACGAGGAAGACTCGACGGAGAAGTCTGACAGCGTCAACAACGATAACGGCAACGAGAGGCCCCGTGACAGATTGTCCGAATGA